The following DNA comes from Candidatus Aminicenantes bacterium.
ACCGCGGTCGTGGACGAGATGCTCCGGCTAGCCCGGGTGACGAAGGACGATGTCGTTTACGACCTCGGTTGCGGCGACGGCCGCCTGGTGATCGGCGCGGCCCAGAAGTACGGCGCCCGCGGAGTCGGCTTCGACATCGACCCCGAACGGATCAAGGAATGCCTGGAGAACGCCCAGAAGGCCGGCGTCATGGACAAGGTCAAGTTCATCCTGGGCGATCTGTTCGAGGCGGACTTCCGCGAGGCCACGGTCATGCCGATGTACCTGCTGACCTCGGTCAACCTAAAGCTGCGGCCCAAGATCCTGAAGGAGTTGCGGCCGGGGGCGAGGGTCGTATCACACAATTTCGGCATGGACAACTGGCGGCCCGACGAACAGACCATCGTCCGAGTCGAGGATGTGCCGCACGACGTCTTCCTGTGGATCGTCCCGGCCAATATCAGCGGGACCTGGATTTGGACCCTGGTGAACGGAAGTGCGCCGCAGGCTTATAAAATCGAAATCGCCCAGAAATTCCAGCACATCGAGGGCAGGATTATGATCGATGGGGCACCGGCCGAAATGAAGGATCTAAAACTGCGGGGGGACAAGGTCGCTTTCACGGTCGAGACCAAGATCGGGGGTAAGCCGGCCGTTTTGGCGTTCGAGGGCACAGCCTTCCTGCACCAGATCGCGGGGATGATCAAGGGCAAGGTGGACGGCAAGGACGTCGCTTATGCCTGGAAGGCCGTGCGCGACCCGGCCACGGAGACGCGCATCGACGACGACCCCTCGTGGATTTATTAGGGGTCAGGTCTTAAGATATTAGATTTCTTCTATCGATTTGCGACATTTATTGACAATTATCGCCATTAGAAAACTAATATCTTAAGACCTGACCCCTATTTTATCAGGGCTGGCGGATCTCGAGAATTTCGGCTGAATCCGATAGGTCGTGACGGAAATGGCGCTCGGCTCGCTCGCGCGCCACGAACCCGAAAGTCATCAACACCGCGCTCTCGGCCCGCTTGAGATTCACGGACTCGATCCGGATACCGCTGGAAGCCGCGAGGCCGCCGATCTTGTCGGCCGTAGCGTCCATATCGGGGATTTTCAAGGTATAGGCATAGCTGCGCCTCTTGGGAACCGCAGCCTCCACTTTTCGGAACAAGGCCAGAGTCAGGACGATCATGGCGGTGAAGACGACGGCCACCAGATAATAACCGGCTCCCACGACCAAGCCCAGCGCGGTGACGGCCCAGAGCGTCGAGGCGGTAGTCAGGCCTTGGACATGTCCGCCCGCCCGGATGATCGTGCCGGCGCCCATGAACCCGATCCCGGTGATGACGCCGGCGGCGACGCGCAGAAGGTCCGATCCGCCCGCCGCGGGGGCGGCGAGGATCATGCCCGAAAGGGCCATCATCATCGTCGCGCCGGTGCAAATCAGGATGTTGGTCCGCAAGCCGGCGGGCTTGTTGCT
Coding sequences within:
- a CDS encoding class I SAM-dependent methyltransferase translates to MTRCSTRFAFALGLVLAAAGLGLAQDIQLDVPYVPTRTAVVDEMLRLARVTKDDVVYDLGCGDGRLVIGAAQKYGARGVGFDIDPERIKECLENAQKAGVMDKVKFILGDLFEADFREATVMPMYLLTSVNLKLRPKILKELRPGARVVSHNFGMDNWRPDEQTIVRVEDVPHDVFLWIVPANISGTWIWTLVNGSAPQAYKIEIAQKFQHIEGRIMIDGAPAEMKDLKLRGDKVAFTVETKIGGKPAVLAFEGTAFLHQIAGMIKGKVDGKDVAYAWKAVRDPATETRIDDDPSWIY
- a CDS encoding MgtC/SapB family protein, whose product is MLITDILIRLAVSLVLGGAIGLERELSNKPAGLRTNILICTGATMMMALSGMILAAPAAGGSDLLRVAAGVITGIGFMGAGTIIRAGGHVQGLTTASTLWAVTALGLVVGAGYYLVAVVFTAMIVLTLALFRKVEAAVPKRRSYAYTLKIPDMDATADKIGGLAASSGIRIESVNLKRAESAVLMTFGFVARERAERHFRHDLSDSAEILEIRQP